The genomic window GTGCTGTgtatctttttctttagtGTACATTTCCTTTAAGTACCTATTTGAGTTCCAAtacaacaataaaaataagtCAGAAACATTTGGTAAGCTATACCCACAGGCATTAATGCAATTATACGCTGGAATTTATTGTATGGAAATATGCCTGATGGGACTTTTTGCTATTTCAAACGGATATAAACTATCATTTTGTATGCTCCTAATCTTTGTTTcaacaattattattcagTACAAAATTTCAACAAAACATCTAAgtcaattaaatcatttacCTCTATATTATATCAAAAATAGCGCTAAGTTGGATGTTCGATCGAGAGAGGTGGAACATTTATGTAATCTAAAGGATTATGAAATCCCCTTAATAAATGCTTGTAAAAAATATGACGAAATATGGATCTTAAATGATGGAAATGGAATTGGTGAAATCGAACAGGATAATCTAGAAAGAAATTATGATATCGTCTGTAATAGTGAAagatatttcattaatagTAGCGGCGATATTTACTTAAATGATTTATAGTATCAgtaaaattaaataaacatttccttattatattttttacttCTTACGagttttctttatttacaGCATCCATTTGCGACGTTTTTTCTTCTCTGGTATTTTTACTTCTTGGCCATAAATTCGGCAACTTCACAAATTGGAACCGTGGTTCTACACAACGTTCAACAAAccattttttaatttgataCTCTATCAAAGAGGAGATTTTCGGGATATTCTCTAATTTAGACCTAGAACCAATCATAGAGTGAATATCAAATTCCATTGTATATTCCggagaaaatgaaaacaccaaataataaccaGTACTTTCATTAGCTCTATCTGTGCTCTTGTCAGTGCTTGCATTATATTGAGAATTACATTCTTTAGAGGAAAATTCTTCTGCAGTTGTCAAAGAAATGTTTAAACAACCTTGAAATCTTATTATCGCCacatttattttaattGGTAGAGTCGCAATACTGGGTCTAGGGAAATTTAAAACTAAATTGGTTTCCAATCCAAAGGCCAACCgatcattcaaatcaataTCGATTCTTGCTTGTAGATTCTTCTTTCCCACAGAGTTAGATACAATGTTGACTCTACAGTTCGAAAAGATAGGAAAATCACTACCAATATCTATTTCGGTTATTGTAATTGGGCCCAAGTATTCAGATAATTCTTTCCGGGTATTCAAATACTCATTCAAAGAGTTTAGTATACCTTCCTTCTCCAACCAGAGTTCGTTACGGAATTGCTCAATAATCTGTGCAATTAAAACATTAAACCAGTCTAATGATTCAGGATCATGGCTAGTTACATCATAATATGTCTTTTCTAGTATGGTGCtaataattgttgtttgttCATCATTCGAATCATTCACTCTCTCGGTATTATAGGGTACGACACCATCTTGCTCAATGGAATTGCTATTATCCCCTCTTTTGAATATCGACAGAATAGATAATTTGGAAGTTGTATTTGCTAAAACTCGATCTTTAGGTTGTGTATcagagaaaataaagaatttgatgaaaaaaatcaatagCATTATTATACTTATTTGACCAATAATGAAACCCTGTGCGAAGGACCAAGAAGGTGAGGCGATAGATAATGTCGGTGAATGGATTGCTGTCGAGCTTGACAGTAAAGATTCGTTGAATATTGGAAGAAGTTCAGGATTTAAcaaaatatcttcatcgATAGCAATATTATTCGGTATTAGCTTTTGTTTCTTAAGGTTGTCTAGAAGTAATTCCTTGAGATGTAATGGTAAAGTCTTGTTGATATATTCGTCAAGGGAAAGCATGTTGCCTACATCGGAAGACCGCAGCTGTGAATCATTACCAAGGACAGAGTACTTTGACATAAGTATCGACTATTGTAAAGCAATATAATCGTGCTTGTTCCTTGTCCCAGAATGGCTAGGTACACTCAGTAAATTTCTCTATTTTGTCATTGAAGTCTATCTTTCCTTGTAGCCTTTCTACATAGAACATATTGATAGTTTcctttaaatgaaaaattgttgTCTTCAAGGTTCCGATGGAAAGGTTGATTTAGATTACATCCAGACAACAAAACAAGCCATTGAATTAGATTCTAGGCTATGAGAGGTGACAAAGGTAAATACAGATAAGTTACTACAGAAGTACAAACCATTGCTAACAATACGATAGCGGCGATGACAACTGAATCGAAGCAACGAACTCTTATTGAAACTCTTCgatttcttcaagaaaagaGCGAGGCTGCAGAATCCTCATGCGTTCTTACTCATGATGAAGCTTCTCAATGTTATCAAGCTACTTATTCTAGTATGCCTGAACTGCAAACGAATTCAGAGGTACTCAATGACGCCAACAATGTCTTATCGACACTGATTCCAATGACTAGTAGTTATGATTTATCTAAAACTGTTCTTACCAATCCTAAATTTTGGTCTTTATTTACTTATCTAATCCCTACAATGGACGTCCAAATGTTTACGACAAATTTCAGATTGGTTTTCGAGGTTCTTTTAAACCCTTCGTTTAAAAATCATGAAACTAGCCTGGTCATGATTTGTAAGTTTATGCAgacaaaaagaataattCTAGATACTCTAGTCGCAAATTTATCTTCCCTTCCATTGGAAACGTCATCCCAGTTAATTATAGACACCATTATTTGTATATCTTTGTATTTAGAGAGCTTGAATGCACTTTCGAAATTCGACAGACATACAGCGGCACTTGTTATTCCTGAAACATGTTTGCATTTGGTTGATTGTGGTTGGCCTAATATTGTCACAGCTTTATTGCTTTCCAAAAACCGGGATGTGTCACAAgtcattattgaaagatttataAGGAATAAGAGACAGTTATGTGACTTCATGAGTGCCTTCAAATTAAGTGATTATGGCAAGACTACATTATCAGATCGTTTATTCAATGCCGTAAATAATGTCTTACCGACGATTAATAATTGGATGTatgaattcaatgaaaatgCTAAcgaagaatatattgacCTATTGAACTTGAGTTTCTTGCAAGCATACGATATAATAACGTTTCTTGAGAACCCAAGTTTatcattcaagaaaagCTTTTCAGAACAGTTGCTATTTGGTGAAAACCCTTTCCCGCTATATGAGACTTTATTCAGAGTATCTGATGAACTTCACACCTTTTTTTGTCGAAACGATAAGAACCTGAAAGTGAATCCACATATTCCATGCTTACTACTAAATAAAGAAGCGTTTATTTATGCTCTAATGGataatcaattgaaattatgGATTGACTCAGGTTCTAAATCTAAAGAAGATATAAATTCATTACTCACATTACTACCAGTAATTCTAGAGAAAGTCAATCGTATACTCAGTTCAGAGAAGTCACCATCTTCTCCTCAGTCCCACCTCACCACAGC from Naumovozyma dairenensis CBS 421 chromosome 3, complete genome includes these protein-coding regions:
- the MMM1 gene encoding ERMES complex subunit MMM1 (similar to Saccharomyces cerevisiae MMM1 (YLL006W); ancestral locus Anc_5.210) — translated: MSKYSVLGNDSQLRSSDVGNMLSLDEYINKTLPLHLKELLLDNLKKQKLIPNNIAIDEDILLNPELLPIFNESLLSSSTAIHSPTLSIASPSWSFAQGFIIGQISIIMLLIFFIKFFIFSDTQPKDRVLANTTSKLSILSIFKRGDNSNSIEQDGVVPYNTERVNDSNDEQTTIISTILEKTYYDVTSHDPESLDWFNVLIAQIIEQFRNELWLEKEGILNSLNEYLNTRKELSEYLGPITITEIDIGSDFPIFSNCRVNIVSNSVGKKNLQARIDIDLNDRLAFGLETNLVLNFPRPSIATLPIKINVAIIRFQGCLNISLTTAEEFSSKECNSQYNASTDKSTDRANESTGYYLVFSFSPEYTMEFDIHSMIGSRSKLENIPKISSLIEYQIKKWFVERCVEPRFQFVKLPNLWPRSKNTREEKTSQMDAVNKENS
- the LMO1 gene encoding Lmo1p (similar to Saccharomyces cerevisiae YLL007C; ancestral locus Anc_5.209) encodes the protein MTTESKQRTLIETLRFLQEKSEAAESSCVLTHDEASQCYQATYSSMPELQTNSEVLNDANNVLSTLIPMTSSYDLSKTVLTNPKFWSLFTYLIPTMDVQMFTTNFRLVFEVLLNPSFKNHETSLVMICKFMQTKRIILDTLVANLSSLPLETSSQLIIDTIICISLYLESLNALSKFDRHTAALVIPETCLHLVDCGWPNIVTALLLSKNRDVSQVIIERFIRNKRQLCDFMSAFKLSDYGKTTLSDRLFNAVNNVLPTINNWMYEFNENANEEYIDLLNLSFLQAYDIITFLENPSLSFKKSFSEQLLFGENPFPLYETLFRVSDELHTFFCRNDKNLKVNPHIPCLLLNKEAFIYALMDNQLKLWIDSGSKSKEDINSLLTLLPVILEKVNRILSSEKSPSSPQSHLTTAGSPSVSSTSLVAFSQSKSNLNKTLSIIQSLTYKTARQWQLDELKSTHYKKWARHMSGFDKLLSNQVVDYVTHQRLLQLQKGAWVYAENPLDSNIKVPKLYFLVVSDNHANLLIREFNTKQDELPIVEENKIWKNNEERSNIPIHSSYSSANRQENNPGKTTKMQDKDVPRRETIVIPLKHIVHFEKRELNRHISNDKIFEDEKSSKNLVNLVHTTLYTEAKLSDKNRKHIFKFYLDSKEAAYIWLDGLQLISSSKHKADISGETKKQIETLIDLRKNVQMIYLNIDDDLELSEVDTDDEEFDLETLKNLSTDFFYE